The sequence AAACTTGTTGCGAAATCATTAAATAACAATTTCGTTCGGCTGTAGAGATGAGGCTGAAAGACGACAAAAATTTTTTTCTTAGCAATTTCTTTCGCCCCAGAAAGAGTCGCCCTTATCTCCGTGGGATGATGGGCATAATCGTCGTAAACCAACGCCCCATTATCCGTCTTCCCCTTATACTCAAACCGCCTCCACGAACCAGAGAAATTTTCCAGCGCCTCAATCGCCGTTAGATAATTAATCCCGAGTGCCGCGGCAGCCGATAACGCCGCTTGAGCATTATGCACATTGTGCAAACCCGGAACCTTCAATTTGAAATCCGTCTTTATCTTCGAATATTCCCTCTCTGTAATCAGGGTGCCGTCTGAAGGCAACCTCTTTGCAAATTCGGCGAAAGCAGACTTGATATCCCCCAAGTCTCGATAGTAGTCCAAGTGATCATTATCGATGTTCGTAATAATAAGAACCTTCGGCTCAAGATTGAGAAAAGATCGACGATACTCGCACGCCTCGACGATCAGCAAATCGCTTTTGCCGGGAATAAAGTTGGAACCACCATCAGTGAGAAAGCTACCGACAATCACCGTTGGATCTCGGCCCGCCGCGATACAAATCTTGGCGAGCATCGCCGTGGTCGTCGTCTTACCATGAGTCCCAGCCACCGCCACCGTGAAGTAATCTCTAGACAGTTCACCCAAAGCTTCCGGGTAACTCATAGTTTTAATCCCCAACTCTCGAGCACGCACAAGCTCTGCTTGATTTTCAGGAATTGCAATCGTGTAAATTATTAGATCAAGGTCTGGCG is a genomic window of Candidatus Nomurabacteria bacterium containing:
- a CDS encoding UDP-N-acetylmuramate--L-alanine ligase, which translates into the protein MKHLYCIGIGGIGVSALARKYLNDGWRVSGSDRAHSLVTEELEKLGAKVFFEQKAANITPDLDLIIYTIAIPENQAELVRARELGIKTMSYPEALGELSRDYFTVAVAGTHGKTTTTAMLAKICIAAGRDPTVIVGSFLTDGGSNFIPGKSDLLIVEACEYRRSFLNLEPKVLIITNIDNDHLDYYRDLGDIKSAFAEFAKRLPSDGTLITEREYSKIKTDFKLKVPGLHNVHNAQAALSAAAALGINYLTAIEALENFSGSWRRFEYKGKTDNGALVYDDYAHHPTEIRATLSGAKEIAKKKIFVVFQPHLYSRTKLLFNDFATSFTDADAVIVSPIYAARERADMDVSGGKLAEAIGFPKTCFLENFDKIATYLKQKTGPDDLIITMGAGDISELAGRLL